From one Planktothrix agardhii NIES-204 genomic stretch:
- a CDS encoding hypothetical protein (Protein of unknown function DUF433), with protein MKPLTRITINPEVMGGKPCIRGLRVTVGTIVGLMASGRTPEDILKAYPYLELADIYEALAYAAWRVEEIEVLLTSV; from the coding sequence ATGAAACCGTTAACAAGAATTACGATTAATCCTGAAGTCATGGGCGGAAAACCTTGTATTCGAGGTTTACGAGTAACCGTTGGAACCATTGTCGGGTTGATGGCTTCAGGACGCACGCCAGAAGATATTTTGAAAGCTTATCCTTATTTAGAATTAGCAGATATTTATGAAGCGTTAGCTTATGCTGCATGGCGAGTTGAGGAGATTGAAGTCCTTCTTACTTCTGTATGA
- a CDS encoding tetratricopeptide TPR_2: METFTHLIIILNIYLNTIKTYYQANNKVIELSNQGKFSEAIPIAQQALEFAQLLYDGDHPNIAAAVNNLAFIYHKQGQLSQAEYFYQISLNIIRRIFPDDHVHVATSLDNLAGLLHSEGKLIEAESRYKESLEMRQRLFPGNHPDVAHSLNNLATLYYTKEQFIDKAECLYKAALRMRQELFEGDHADIASSLNNLATLYEMQGKMDEAKLYYEQALAMRKRLFLDDHPDMAVSLNNLAFFYYTQGLLKKAQELYQEAKEMFQRLFSNEDHPDFIRVLNNLALLLAARNLPSEALELMQQAIAMDDRLLRANFAYSSERDRLTYIDNIRYRFDLFLSLISTYFSDSTEAAKIALDVVLKRKCITATALAAFNFAIYSERYSHLQPEFQRLRSLREQLTHLMFDPPFIQPQEPQEQYRQRRHEHQNLVTELQQECEQIEKQLASQVPEIQLQDQETDRRAVALALPEGSALVEFVRFDVYDFKADQWQPAQYLAFVLPAQQPDAVQMILLGDAEPIERLIKVFRETISELRFKDLGLRQKAKPPQQKSYQEAGIKLREAIYNPILKQVNLAEYSHLIIAPDYELCLVISENLTLRFEDSN, translated from the coding sequence ATGGAAACTTTTACTCATTTAATAATTATTTTAAATATTTATTTAAATACGATCAAAACTTATTATCAAGCCAACAATAAAGTTATTGAACTTTCTAATCAGGGCAAATTTAGTGAGGCTATACCTATTGCTCAACAAGCATTAGAGTTTGCTCAGTTACTATATGATGGCGACCATCCTAATATCGCTGCGGCTGTCAATAATTTAGCTTTTATTTATCATAAACAAGGACAATTAAGTCAAGCAGAGTATTTCTATCAAATATCATTAAATATAATTAGACGTATATTTCCAGATGATCACGTCCATGTTGCTACAAGTCTGGATAATCTGGCTGGTCTTCTCCACTCAGAGGGTAAATTGATCGAAGCAGAATCTCGGTATAAAGAATCTTTAGAAATGAGGCAACGACTGTTTCCTGGTAACCATCCTGATGTAGCCCATAGTCTTAACAATTTAGCGACTCTTTACTATACAAAAGAACAGTTTATTGACAAAGCAGAATGTTTATATAAAGCAGCTTTAAGAATGAGACAAGAATTATTTGAAGGTGATCATGCGGATATAGCAAGTAGTCTCAATAACTTAGCTACACTGTACGAAATGCAAGGAAAAATGGATGAAGCTAAATTGTACTATGAACAAGCATTAGCTATGAGAAAACGGCTGTTTCTTGATGATCATCCTGATATGGCAGTAAGCTTGAATAATTTAGCTTTTTTCTACTATACACAAGGCTTGCTTAAAAAAGCACAAGAATTGTATCAAGAAGCTAAGGAGATGTTTCAAAGGCTATTTTCTAATGAGGATCATCCTGATTTCATCAGAGTTCTTAATAATTTAGCTTTGTTATTAGCTGCTCGAAATTTACCATCAGAAGCTTTAGAATTAATGCAGCAAGCGATCGCAATGGATGATCGCCTTTTGCGTGCTAATTTTGCTTATAGTTCAGAACGCGATCGCCTCACCTATATCGACAATATTAGATATCGGTTTGATCTATTTTTATCTTTAATTTCAACTTATTTTTCCGACTCTACCGAAGCAGCAAAAATCGCTTTAGATGTTGTTCTTAAACGTAAATGTATCACCGCCACTGCCTTAGCTGCGTTTAATTTTGCCATTTATAGTGAACGCTATTCGCACCTGCAACCGGAATTTCAACGGTTACGATCCTTGCGAGAACAGTTAACCCATCTAATGTTTGATCCGCCTTTCATCCAGCCCCAAGAACCTCAAGAACAGTATCGCCAGCGTCGCCATGAACATCAAAACTTAGTCACAGAATTACAACAGGAATGTGAACAAATCGAAAAACAACTCGCTTCCCAAGTGCCAGAAATTCAACTCCAAGACCAAGAAACCGATAGACGGGCGGTGGCGTTAGCATTACCCGAAGGTTCTGCATTAGTGGAGTTTGTGCGGTTTGATGTCTATGATTTTAAAGCGGATCAATGGCAACCTGCCCAATATTTAGCGTTTGTTTTACCTGCTCAACAACCCGATGCAGTGCAGATGATTTTATTAGGAGATGCGGAACCCATTGAACGGTTAATTAAGGTATTTCGAGAAACGATATCTGAACTGAGATTCAAAGATTTAGGACTACGCCAAAAAGCAAAACCTCCTCAACAGAAATCTTATCAAGAAGCGGGGATAAAATTACGAGAGGCGATTTATAATCCTATTTTAAAACAGGTGAATTTAGCCGAATATTCCCATTTAATTATTGCCCCAGATTATGAATTATGTCTCGTTATTAGTGAAAATTTGACACTCAGATTTGAGGATTCTAACTAA
- the pilT_2 gene encoding twitching motility protein yields MTHSASPKPAPKMPPLPSALEPSSVAINPASSIKMMVKDAYSKKASDIHIRVGHTPRFRIQGQMTRAKDQAKVTPELFEHYLDEVLTPHQRQQFADTKELDTAVFYPGLVRCRVNCFDSLTGGAMVLRLIHLQIPSIDELGLPQVLKNIIASPQGLILITGPTGSGKSSTLAAMIRHLNETAKKHIVTIEDPIEFVHPSKMCLISQREVGLHTLEFNNALRAVLREDPDVILIGEMRDRTTVNTALQASQTGHLVLGTLHTRNALNAVNRLLNLFNVDEQPAVRIQICDSLVAVIAQLLVPTVDNKRTAVHDVLVNTPAMRDYLLKGDEESALQLMESDTYEGMQLINQALFEQVIAARVTMEEAEKTSPDATDLDRRFRIAGIDAGGITRQFKAGKSPFS; encoded by the coding sequence ATGACCCATTCCGCTTCCCCCAAGCCCGCCCCCAAAATGCCTCCACTTCCTAGTGCATTGGAGCCTTCATCCGTGGCTATCAATCCAGCATCTTCGATCAAAATGATGGTTAAAGATGCTTATAGCAAAAAAGCCTCAGATATTCATATTCGGGTCGGACATACCCCTCGATTTAGGATTCAGGGTCAAATGACCAGAGCCAAGGATCAAGCTAAAGTCACTCCTGAACTATTTGAACATTATTTGGATGAGGTTCTGACCCCCCATCAACGCCAACAGTTTGCGGACACAAAGGAACTAGACACAGCCGTATTTTATCCGGGGTTGGTGCGCTGTCGGGTGAATTGTTTTGATTCCCTGACCGGAGGCGCGATGGTTTTACGTTTAATTCATCTGCAAATTCCCTCTATTGATGAATTAGGATTACCTCAAGTTCTGAAAAATATTATTGCTTCTCCCCAGGGTTTAATCTTAATTACAGGGCCAACGGGTTCGGGGAAATCTTCGACCCTAGCGGCGATGATTCGTCACTTGAATGAAACGGCTAAAAAACATATTGTCACCATTGAAGACCCGATTGAATTTGTTCATCCCTCAAAAATGTGTTTGATTAGTCAACGGGAAGTTGGGTTACATACCTTAGAATTTAATAACGCATTACGGGCGGTTTTGAGGGAAGATCCCGATGTGATTTTAATTGGGGAAATGCGCGATCGCACCACTGTTAATACCGCTTTACAAGCCTCTCAAACGGGTCACTTAGTTTTAGGAACTCTCCATACCCGCAACGCTTTAAATGCGGTTAATCGTCTGTTAAACCTGTTTAATGTAGACGAACAGCCGGCGGTACGGATTCAGATTTGTGATTCCTTAGTGGCGGTGATTGCTCAATTATTAGTTCCCACCGTGGATAATAAACGGACGGCGGTTCACGATGTTTTAGTTAATACCCCAGCCATGCGAGATTATCTGCTCAAAGGCGATGAGGAAAGCGCCCTACAGTTAATGGAATCCGATACCTATGAAGGAATGCAACTGATTAACCAAGCCCTATTTGAACAGGTAATTGCCGCCCGAGTCACCATGGAAGAAGCCGAAAAAACCTCTCCCGACGCCACGGACTTAGACCGTCGCTTCCGTATTGCTGGGATCGACGCTGGGGGTATCACCCGCCAGTTCAAAGCAGGTAAATCCCCCTTTAGTTAG
- the ftrC gene encoding ferredoxin-thioredoxin reductase catalytic chain, which yields MTPETNDKLSTQKSLMAMKQFSEQYAVRTGTYFCADPSVTAVVIEGLAKHKDELGAPLCPCRHYEDKEAEVKNTFWNCPCVPMRERKECHCMLFLTSDNDFAGDQQKISLEEIEKVRSTL from the coding sequence ATGACCCCAGAAACTAACGATAAATTATCCACTCAAAAGAGCTTAATGGCGATGAAGCAGTTCTCCGAACAGTATGCCGTACGCACGGGAACTTACTTCTGCGCCGATCCTTCGGTAACTGCTGTGGTAATTGAAGGTTTAGCTAAACATAAAGATGAGTTGGGGGCGCCTCTTTGTCCCTGTCGTCATTATGAAGATAAGGAGGCTGAAGTTAAAAATACCTTTTGGAATTGTCCATGTGTTCCCATGCGAGAACGCAAGGAATGTCATTGTATGTTATTCCTAACCTCTGATAATGATTTTGCTGGAGATCAACAAAAAATTTCCCTAGAAGAAATTGAAAAAGTTCGCTCCACCTTGTAA
- a CDS encoding D-alanine--D-alanine ligase has translation MAMTKLRVGLLFGGCSGEHEVSISSARAIAKALTTGENTTRYELILVYIQKNGVWKDSDIAQQVLESGKPLLITDEAQRRDRIPQDINLSEIDLWFPILHGPNGEDGTIQGLLTLMQVPFVGSGVLGSAIGMDKIAMKMAFSQAGLPQVKYKLVMRSQIYSNPCIFPKLCDELEAELGYPCFVKPANLGSSVGISKVRNRQELETALDNAASYDRRIIVEAGVIAREVECAVLGTDRPKASVVGEITFNSDFYDYETKYTEGKADLFIPAKISDEIANKIKEMAVEAFLAVDAAGLGRVDFFYVEKTGEILINEINTLPGFTATSMYPQLWAATGVSFPELVHQLIQFALERHSEIKRD, from the coding sequence ATGGCTATGACTAAATTACGGGTGGGATTATTATTTGGTGGGTGTTCTGGTGAACATGAAGTTTCGATTAGTTCTGCTAGAGCGATCGCCAAAGCCTTAACAACTGGTGAAAATACAACTCGATACGAACTGATACTCGTATATATTCAAAAAAATGGGGTTTGGAAAGATAGCGATATTGCTCAACAGGTTTTAGAGTCAGGAAAACCTCTATTAATTACCGATGAAGCTCAACGTCGCGATCGCATTCCTCAAGATATTAATTTATCAGAAATTGACCTTTGGTTTCCGATTTTACACGGCCCCAATGGAGAGGATGGAACTATTCAAGGGTTATTAACTTTAATGCAGGTTCCCTTTGTGGGGTCTGGGGTATTGGGTTCGGCGATTGGGATGGATAAAATTGCGATGAAAATGGCATTTTCTCAAGCGGGTTTACCTCAAGTTAAATATAAACTGGTGATGCGATCGCAAATTTATTCAAACCCCTGTATTTTCCCAAAATTATGTGATGAATTAGAAGCGGAATTAGGTTATCCGTGTTTTGTGAAACCTGCTAATTTAGGTTCATCCGTTGGCATTTCTAAAGTCAGAAATCGTCAAGAATTAGAAACTGCTTTAGATAACGCAGCCAGTTATGATCGACGGATTATTGTAGAAGCGGGAGTCATTGCTAGGGAAGTAGAATGTGCCGTATTAGGAACAGATAGACCCAAGGCTTCTGTAGTTGGAGAAATTACCTTTAATAGTGATTTCTACGATTATGAAACCAAATATACCGAAGGCAAAGCCGATCTATTTATCCCAGCAAAAATTAGCGATGAAATTGCTAATAAAATTAAAGAAATGGCTGTTGAAGCATTTTTAGCCGTCGATGCAGCCGGGTTAGGACGGGTTGACTTTTTCTATGTGGAAAAAACTGGAGAAATTTTAATTAATGAAATTAATACTCTCCCTGGTTTTACGGCTACGAGTATGTATCCTCAACTGTGGGCTGCAACGGGGGTTTCTTTCCCTGAATTGGTGCATCAATTAATCCAATTTGCCTTAGAAAGACATTCAGAAATTAAACGGGATTAA
- a CDS encoding hexapaptide repeat-containing transferase — protein sequence MLQEETTFVDLRQYDQSNFDRGKPGWFVLLWWLVQAIAFPLTLHPFNGIRCQILRLFGGKVGQGVIVRPTARFTYPWKVTVGNYSWIGDDVVFYSLDEITVGEHCVISQKSYLCTGGHDIKDPKFELKTAPIDIENGVWVGMDCFVGPGVKIGSNSVIGARSSVFKTMPSDQVCIGSPCRPCYPRPMH from the coding sequence ATGTTGCAAGAAGAAACAACTTTTGTGGATTTACGCCAATATGATCAATCTAATTTTGATCGGGGAAAACCGGGTTGGTTTGTGTTGTTATGGTGGTTAGTACAAGCGATCGCATTTCCCCTCACTTTACATCCTTTTAATGGAATTCGCTGTCAAATCCTACGATTATTTGGCGGTAAAGTTGGTCAGGGGGTGATAGTCCGTCCCACAGCCCGATTTACCTATCCTTGGAAAGTCACCGTCGGGAATTATAGTTGGATTGGGGATGATGTGGTGTTTTATAGTTTAGATGAAATTACCGTGGGAGAACATTGCGTTATTTCCCAAAAAAGCTATTTATGCACCGGAGGTCATGATATTAAAGATCCTAAGTTTGAATTAAAAACAGCCCCCATTGATATTGAAAATGGGGTTTGGGTAGGTATGGATTGTTTTGTTGGGCCAGGGGTTAAAATCGGTTCAAATTCAGTGATTGGAGCGCGTAGTAGTGTATTTAAAACTATGCCCTCCGACCAAGTTTGTATCGGTTCTCCCTGTCGTCCCTGTTATCCCAGACCGATGCACTAA
- a CDS encoding putative glycosyl transferase → MNSNPSKLPVSVLIPARNEQSNLPACLASVARADEIFVVDSQSSDRSVEIAEDYGAKVVQFYFKGGWPKKKNWSLETLPFRNEWVLIVDGDERITPESWDEIAEVIKNPEYTGYYINRRVFFLGTWVRHGGKYPDWNLRLFKHKLGRYENLNTEDVPNTGDNEVHEHVVMSSGQVGYLKNDMLHEDFRDLFHWIERHNRYSNWEARVYYNTLMGTDDSKTIGADLFGDSVQRKRFLKKIWVRLPFKPLLRFIIFYVIRLGFLDGKAGYIYGRLLSQYEYQIGVKLFELRTFGGQLNVTPKPDKPPISH, encoded by the coding sequence ATGAATTCTAATCCCTCCAAACTTCCGGTTTCTGTATTGATTCCTGCTAGAAATGAACAGTCTAATTTACCTGCCTGTTTAGCTAGTGTAGCCCGGGCTGATGAGATTTTTGTTGTTGATTCCCAAAGTAGCGATCGCAGTGTAGAAATCGCCGAAGATTATGGGGCTAAGGTGGTTCAATTTTATTTTAAAGGAGGATGGCCGAAAAAGAAAAATTGGTCATTAGAAACCTTACCCTTTAGAAATGAATGGGTGTTAATTGTAGATGGTGATGAAAGAATTACTCCTGAGTCTTGGGATGAAATTGCCGAAGTAATCAAAAACCCAGAATATACAGGATATTATATTAATCGTCGGGTCTTCTTTTTAGGAACTTGGGTGCGTCATGGGGGCAAATATCCCGACTGGAATTTACGTTTATTTAAGCATAAATTAGGCCGTTATGAAAACTTAAATACGGAAGATGTTCCCAATACTGGGGATAATGAAGTTCATGAGCACGTTGTCATGTCTTCCGGTCAAGTGGGATATCTGAAAAATGATATGCTCCATGAAGATTTTCGAGATTTATTCCACTGGATTGAACGCCATAATCGTTATTCTAATTGGGAAGCTCGGGTTTATTATAATACTTTGATGGGGACAGATGACAGCAAAACTATTGGTGCTGATCTATTTGGGGATTCGGTTCAACGCAAACGATTCTTAAAGAAAATTTGGGTGAGATTACCCTTTAAACCCCTATTAAGGTTTATTATATTTTATGTCATCCGCTTGGGATTCTTAGATGGCAAAGCCGGATATATTTATGGCCGTCTTTTAAGTCAATATGAATATCAAATCGGGGTGAAATTATTTGAATTGCGTACATTTGGCGGTCAATTAAATGTCACCCCAAAACCTGATAAACCTCCCATTTCTCATTGA
- a CDS encoding putative glycosyl transferase: protein MSQSLISAIICTHNREQYLGLAIDSLLQQDFSDFEIIVVDNASTDRTRQVVESRLPNPELRYIYEPVPGLSVARNTGAKNSQSPIIAYLDDDAIATPQWLRVLYSAYENHPKLAIAGGKVTLIWPEGIIPPPWLSDNLAGNLGEYNLGDQWVEIKNPGLTPRGLNYSIRRSFLEKIGGFDVNLGRVGKRLLSNEELQMTELALQQGWQVAYVPEALVAHHVAPERVNRAWFMERGWWQGISECYREQLAGRDGMVQLGRGGERIIRGLYKTLKYFRNPALRFDNFVYAYGQIGYLGAAICGLVHSESKRENSQK, encoded by the coding sequence ATGTCACAATCCCTTATTTCTGCGATTATTTGTACTCACAATCGAGAACAATATTTGGGTTTAGCGATTGATAGTCTACTGCAACAAGATTTTAGTGATTTTGAAATTATTGTTGTTGATAATGCTTCAACGGATAGAACTCGTCAAGTAGTTGAAAGCCGTCTTCCGAATCCTGAACTGCGATATATCTATGAACCAGTTCCGGGGTTATCCGTTGCTCGTAATACAGGGGCAAAAAACTCCCAAAGCCCCATTATTGCCTATTTAGATGATGATGCTATTGCTACACCTCAATGGTTAAGAGTGTTATATTCGGCTTATGAAAATCACCCGAAACTGGCGATCGCTGGGGGGAAAGTCACATTGATTTGGCCAGAGGGAATCATTCCCCCACCTTGGTTGTCTGATAATTTAGCCGGAAATTTGGGTGAATACAATTTGGGAGACCAGTGGGTTGAAATTAAAAATCCTGGTTTGACACCCAGAGGGTTAAATTATTCCATCCGTCGCAGTTTCTTAGAGAAAATTGGCGGTTTTGATGTCAATTTGGGTCGGGTGGGAAAACGGTTATTATCTAACGAAGAATTACAGATGACTGAACTCGCCCTCCAACAAGGTTGGCAAGTCGCTTATGTTCCTGAAGCGTTAGTTGCCCACCATGTTGCACCGGAACGGGTCAACAGAGCTTGGTTTATGGAGCGGGGATGGTGGCAAGGCATTAGCGAATGTTATCGGGAACAGTTAGCAGGGCGGGATGGAATGGTACAACTCGGACGAGGTGGGGAGCGCATTATCCGAGGGTTATACAAAACCCTTAAATATTTTCGTAATCCTGCCTTACGATTTGATAATTTCGTGTATGCTTATGGTCAAATCGGCTATTTGGGTGCTGCAATTTGTGGTTTAGTTCATTCTGAATCTAAACGAGAGAATTCTCAAAAATAA
- a CDS encoding WD repeat protein with Ser/Thr protein kinase motif protein, which translates to MLQPQLSNWECYNTLPIHSDAVRVVAISYDGQLLASRSDDTTLQLYNLKTPCQPIILADNLDREYQGYGLTFSPNSPILAIESDKNVHLWNVITRQNQVLDLGLSVPICSLAFSPNGQLLAAGSFDGIIGFWDLTSNQPLPPLKAHFFPIWSLAFSPDGLTLASGSGDGTVGLWSLDHRHSDALLVGHSFPVWSVAFSPDGLTVATGSEDKTIKLWWLEIGQELVTFLGHTGTVESLVFSPNGKILVSASQDQTLKLWQISPNLQVGNQSDPIQTLTGHTGGIGTVAYSPSEDLIVSGSTDGTIKLWRQGGVGEANSFY; encoded by the coding sequence ATGCTACAGCCTCAACTTTCAAATTGGGAATGTTACAATACCCTTCCTATCCATTCCGATGCAGTCCGAGTGGTGGCGATTAGTTATGATGGCCAACTTCTAGCCAGTCGCAGTGATGATACCACTTTACAACTCTATAACTTAAAAACCCCCTGCCAGCCTATCATTCTAGCTGATAATTTAGACCGAGAATATCAGGGTTATGGGTTAACATTCAGTCCAAATTCTCCCATACTAGCGATTGAATCTGACAAAAATGTTCATCTTTGGAATGTAATTACCCGTCAAAATCAAGTATTGGACTTAGGATTATCGGTTCCGATTTGTTCCTTAGCCTTTAGTCCTAATGGTCAACTTCTAGCTGCGGGAAGTTTTGATGGCATAATTGGGTTTTGGGATTTAACCTCTAATCAACCCCTCCCCCCTTTAAAAGCCCATTTCTTTCCGATTTGGTCATTAGCTTTCAGTCCCGATGGTTTGACTTTGGCTAGTGGGAGTGGAGATGGCACAGTAGGATTATGGAGTTTAGATCACCGACATTCCGATGCTCTTTTAGTCGGTCATTCCTTCCCTGTTTGGTCAGTGGCTTTTAGTCCCGATGGTTTAACCGTAGCCACAGGGAGTGAGGACAAAACTATTAAACTCTGGTGGCTGGAAATTGGCCAGGAGTTAGTAACTTTCCTTGGTCATACGGGTACTGTGGAATCCCTGGTTTTTTCCCCAAACGGTAAAATTTTAGTCAGTGCTAGTCAAGATCAAACCTTAAAGCTATGGCAAATTAGCCCAAATTTACAGGTCGGAAACCAATCAGACCCGATTCAGACCCTCACTGGTCATACAGGTGGGATTGGGACGGTGGCTTATAGTCCTTCTGAAGATTTAATTGTCAGTGGAAGTACGGATGGAACAATTAAACTTTGGCGACAAGGGGGAGTAGGGGAGGCAAACTCTTTCTATTAA
- the pyrG gene encoding CTP synthase, producing the protein MTKFVFITGGVVSSIGKGIVAASLGRLLKSRNYSVSILKLDPYINVDPGTMSPFQHGEVFVTEDGAETDLDLGHYERFTDTSMSRLNSVTAGAIYQAVINKERRGDYQGGTVQVIPHITNECKERIHRVAKNTNPDVVITEVGGTVGDIESLPFLEAIRQFRKDVGRKNVIYLHVTLIPWIGVAGEMKTKPTQHSVKELRSIGIQPDILVCRCERQIPLGIKEKIAGFCDVEADCVITSPDADSIYEVPLLLEKEGLAEQSLKLLQLEQRQPNLAAWQTLVDRLYHRDINTKCPLPHSQIKIAIVGKYIQLSDAYLSVVESLRHAAIQEGVELHLEWINSEDIEGNNPENYLKNVQGIVVPGGFGQRGTDGKIMAIEYARKHKIPFLGLCLGMQCSVIEWARHIAKLERAHSAEFDPQTPNPVIHLLPEQQDVVDLGGTMRLGLYPCRLQPDTLAFKLYQQEVIYERHRHRYEFNNAYRTLFLESGYLISGTSPDGRLVEIIELSNHPFFVATQFHPEFQSRPNSPHPLFQGFVAAATHLLESPPNLKDSTLPMDN; encoded by the coding sequence ATGACTAAGTTTGTTTTTATCACGGGTGGGGTAGTATCGAGTATTGGTAAAGGAATTGTTGCCGCTAGTTTAGGACGTCTGCTCAAGTCGCGGAACTATTCCGTATCCATTCTTAAACTCGATCCCTATATTAATGTTGACCCTGGAACCATGAGTCCATTTCAACATGGCGAAGTCTTTGTGACCGAAGATGGGGCGGAGACGGACTTGGACTTAGGACATTATGAACGTTTCACCGATACCTCCATGTCCCGTCTTAATAGTGTCACGGCCGGGGCTATTTATCAAGCGGTGATTAATAAAGAACGTCGGGGAGACTATCAAGGAGGTACGGTTCAAGTCATTCCTCATATTACTAATGAATGCAAAGAACGGATTCATCGAGTGGCAAAAAACACGAATCCTGATGTGGTAATTACGGAAGTTGGGGGAACCGTTGGTGATATTGAATCCCTACCTTTTTTAGAAGCAATTCGTCAATTTAGGAAGGATGTGGGTCGGAAAAATGTTATTTATCTGCACGTTACTTTAATTCCTTGGATTGGTGTGGCGGGGGAAATGAAAACCAAACCGACCCAACATTCGGTTAAAGAATTACGATCAATTGGGATTCAACCAGATATTTTAGTCTGTCGTTGTGAACGCCAAATTCCCCTCGGAATTAAAGAAAAAATTGCTGGTTTTTGTGATGTAGAAGCTGATTGTGTTATTACTTCCCCCGATGCAGATAGTATTTATGAAGTCCCCTTACTTTTAGAGAAAGAAGGACTTGCCGAACAGAGTTTAAAACTGTTACAATTAGAACAACGGCAACCGAATTTAGCCGCATGGCAAACTTTAGTTGATCGGCTTTATCATCGGGATATAAATACAAAATGTCCTCTCCCCCACTCTCAAATCAAAATTGCAATTGTGGGTAAATATATTCAGTTGAGCGATGCCTATTTATCGGTGGTAGAATCCCTGCGTCATGCGGCTATTCAGGAGGGAGTAGAATTACATTTAGAGTGGATTAATTCCGAAGATATTGAGGGGAATAATCCCGAAAATTATCTCAAAAATGTGCAAGGAATTGTCGTTCCTGGCGGGTTTGGACAGCGAGGAACCGATGGTAAAATTATGGCGATTGAATATGCCAGAAAACATAAAATACCCTTCCTGGGGTTATGTTTAGGAATGCAATGTTCTGTGATTGAATGGGCGCGTCATATTGCCAAACTAGAGCGGGCGCATAGTGCTGAATTTGATCCCCAAACCCCTAATCCTGTAATTCATTTATTACCAGAACAACAGGATGTAGTAGACTTGGGAGGAACCATGCGTTTAGGATTATATCCCTGCCGCTTACAACCGGATACTTTAGCGTTTAAACTGTATCAACAGGAAGTTATTTATGAACGCCATCGTCATCGTTATGAATTCAATAATGCCTACCGAACACTATTCTTAGAATCTGGATATCTGATTAGTGGAACCTCTCCCGATGGCCGTTTAGTAGAAATTATTGAATTATCCAACCATCCCTTTTTCGTGGCTACCCAATTTCACCCCGAATTTCAATCCCGGCCAAATAGTCCTCACCCTCTATTTCAAGGATTTGTGGCCGCAGCAACCCATTTATTAGAATCTCCGCCCAACCTAAAGGACAGCACCCTACCCATGGACAATTAG
- the psbP2 gene encoding photosystem II oxygen-evolving complex protein PsbP encodes MFKRILAIALVCFSLSLTGCISVGAGLNSFVDTGDGYEFIYPNGWTQVSVANGPDTVLHDMIEQGENVSVVINPVSNPNQTLAEIGTPTEVGYTLSKKAIAPEGSGRTAELINAESFEKGSNLYYWLEYAVQLPNEQKRHDFASVTISRGNLFTLNVSTTEKRWEKTQQLLKQVVQSFKVY; translated from the coding sequence ATGTTCAAACGAATTTTAGCAATAGCTTTAGTCTGTTTTAGCCTGAGCTTAACAGGTTGTATATCCGTTGGCGCGGGATTAAATAGTTTTGTGGATACCGGAGATGGCTATGAATTTATCTATCCTAACGGATGGACACAGGTGAGTGTTGCTAACGGCCCCGATACGGTACTACACGATATGATTGAACAAGGTGAAAATGTTAGTGTGGTAATCAATCCGGTTTCTAATCCGAATCAAACCCTCGCAGAAATTGGCACCCCCACTGAGGTAGGATATACATTGAGTAAAAAAGCGATCGCCCCAGAAGGTTCAGGACGTACCGCAGAACTAATTAATGCAGAATCCTTTGAAAAAGGATCAAATCTTTATTATTGGTTAGAATACGCGGTACAACTTCCGAATGAACAAAAACGGCATGACTTTGCTAGTGTTACTATTAGTCGTGGAAACCTATTTACACTAAATGTTTCCACTACTGAAAAACGTTGGGAAAAAACTCAACAACTTTTAAAACAAGTGGTGCAATCTTTTAAAGTTTATTAA